The Georgenia sp. TF02-10 genome window below encodes:
- a CDS encoding glycosyltransferase family 2 protein, which produces MSRRWSGRWAQPAEPPAAVVDVLVPTCGRTAELAVTLAGLAAQDDPPFRVVVSDQSDDGAAGRDPAVTAMVRVLRAQGRPVEVLRHLPRRGLAEQRQFLLDAATAEHVLFLDDDVWLEPGMLARLHAAIEALGCGVVGAAVQGLSYLDDDRPAERAAFEPWAGPVRPERVRRGTPAFDRWPLHNAANLTHLAAGLDVADGGWLAYKVAWVGGCVLYRRAALLACGGFDFWPELPVQHSGEDVAAQWRVMERFGGAGIVPSGAVHLEAPTTVVERDVDAFDVVFADGGEG; this is translated from the coding sequence GTGAGCCGACGGTGGTCCGGGCGGTGGGCGCAGCCGGCGGAGCCGCCGGCCGCGGTGGTGGACGTGCTCGTGCCCACCTGCGGGCGCACGGCCGAGCTGGCCGTCACCCTGGCCGGGCTCGCCGCCCAGGACGACCCGCCGTTCCGGGTGGTGGTCAGCGACCAGTCGGACGACGGCGCGGCGGGGCGGGACCCGGCGGTGACGGCCATGGTCCGGGTGCTCCGGGCGCAGGGCCGGCCGGTCGAGGTGCTGCGCCACCTGCCGCGCCGGGGCCTGGCCGAGCAGCGGCAGTTCCTGCTCGACGCCGCGACGGCCGAGCACGTGCTCTTCCTCGACGACGACGTGTGGCTGGAGCCGGGGATGCTGGCCCGGCTGCACGCGGCGATCGAAGCCCTGGGGTGCGGGGTCGTCGGGGCGGCGGTCCAGGGGCTGTCCTACCTGGACGACGACCGGCCGGCCGAGCGGGCCGCGTTCGAGCCCTGGGCGGGGCCGGTCCGGCCCGAGCGGGTCCGGCGGGGGACGCCGGCGTTCGACCGGTGGCCGCTGCACAACGCCGCGAACCTCACCCACCTGGCCGCCGGGCTGGACGTCGCCGACGGCGGCTGGCTCGCGTACAAGGTGGCCTGGGTGGGGGGCTGCGTGCTCTACCGCCGCGCGGCCCTTCTCGCCTGCGGCGGGTTCGACTTCTGGCCCGAGCTGCCGGTGCAGCACTCCGGGGAGGACGTGGCCGCCCAGTGGCGGGTGATGGAGCGGTTCGGCGGCGCGGGCATCGTGCCCAGCGGCGCGGTGCACCTGGAGGCGCCGACGACGGTGGTCGAGCGGGACGTGGACGCCTTCGACGTCGTCTTCGCGGACGGGGGTGAGGGGTGA
- the rfaE2 gene encoding D-glycero-beta-D-manno-heptose 1-phosphate adenylyltransferase translates to MTGSPASIALAAAVEELGAAAPVVAVVGDLILDGWWTGQARRMTREAPAPVVQLTGRRYAAGGAANTAMNLAALGAQVRLAGLVGDDENGRRLLDILTEGGVDVTGVVVAPGVPTTVKSRVLAADQVLLRVDEEPGQGYPPAALHELAEAALAATAGAAAEVICDYRGDALTGPVHAALTGRERRPPLTVVDGHELAPWAVLHPAVATPNAGEVAGLLGRPLPAGPDRLAAVARLAPEILAATGAGAVVVTLDRDGTVLLTPDAPPHRTRARPAEEKNTTGAGDTFVAALTLAVAGGLPLPAATDLAQAAADVVVAQPGTAVCTSAQLAQRLGGSADGALGEAELLAGLARERAAGRRIVFTNGCFDVLHRGHTRYLEQAKELGDVLVVAVNADSSVRRLKGPGRPINGEGDRAAVLAALACVDYVTVFDTDTPIPLIERIRPDVYAKGGDYTPEMLPEAGAVTAYGGQVRMLDYVPARSTTAVVHRIRAQEPAVAGGEGPA, encoded by the coding sequence ATGACGGGTTCCCCTGCGTCCATCGCCCTGGCCGCTGCCGTCGAGGAGCTGGGCGCCGCCGCGCCGGTGGTCGCCGTCGTCGGGGACCTCATCCTGGACGGCTGGTGGACGGGGCAGGCCCGGCGGATGACCCGGGAGGCGCCCGCCCCGGTCGTGCAGCTGACCGGGCGGCGCTATGCCGCCGGCGGGGCCGCGAACACCGCGATGAACCTTGCCGCGCTGGGCGCCCAGGTCCGGCTCGCCGGGCTGGTCGGGGACGACGAGAACGGCCGCCGGCTGCTGGACATCCTCACCGAGGGCGGCGTCGACGTCACCGGCGTGGTCGTGGCGCCCGGCGTCCCGACCACCGTCAAGAGCCGGGTCCTCGCGGCCGACCAGGTGCTGCTGCGGGTGGACGAGGAGCCCGGCCAGGGCTACCCGCCGGCGGCGCTGCACGAGCTGGCCGAGGCGGCGCTGGCCGCCACCGCCGGCGCGGCGGCCGAGGTGATCTGCGACTACCGCGGGGACGCCCTCACCGGCCCGGTGCACGCCGCGCTGACCGGGCGCGAGCGCCGGCCGCCGCTGACCGTCGTCGACGGGCACGAGCTGGCGCCCTGGGCGGTCCTGCACCCCGCCGTCGCCACGCCCAACGCGGGCGAGGTGGCCGGGCTGCTCGGCCGGCCGCTGCCCGCGGGGCCGGACAGGCTGGCGGCGGTGGCGCGGCTGGCCCCGGAGATCCTCGCCGCCACCGGCGCGGGCGCGGTGGTGGTCACGCTGGACCGGGACGGCACCGTGCTGCTCACCCCGGACGCCCCGCCGCACCGCACCCGCGCCCGGCCCGCGGAGGAGAAGAACACCACCGGCGCGGGTGACACGTTCGTCGCCGCCCTCACCCTCGCCGTCGCCGGCGGGCTGCCGCTGCCGGCCGCGACGGACCTGGCGCAGGCCGCCGCCGACGTCGTCGTCGCCCAGCCGGGCACCGCGGTGTGCACCAGCGCCCAGCTGGCCCAGCGGCTCGGCGGCAGCGCCGACGGCGCCCTGGGCGAGGCCGAGCTCCTCGCCGGGCTGGCGCGCGAGCGGGCCGCCGGACGGCGCATCGTCTTCACCAACGGCTGCTTCGACGTGCTCCACCGCGGGCACACCCGCTACCTGGAGCAGGCCAAGGAGCTCGGCGACGTCCTCGTCGTCGCGGTCAACGCGGACAGCTCGGTGCGCCGGCTGAAGGGCCCGGGGCGGCCGATCAACGGCGAGGGCGACCGGGCGGCGGTGCTCGCCGCGCTCGCCTGCGTGGACTACGTCACCGTCTTCGACACCGACACCCCGATCCCGCTGATCGAGCGGATCCGCCCGGACGTCTACGCCAAGGGCGGGGACTACACGCCCGAGATGCTGCCCGAGGCCGGCGCGGTCACGGCCTACGGCGGCCAGGTGCGCATGCTGGACTACGTCCCGGCCCGCTCCACCACCGCCGTCGTGCACCGGATCCGGGCGCAGGAGCCGGCGGTGGCGGGCGGGGAGGGCCCTGCGTGA